The Bos javanicus breed banteng chromosome 18, ARS-OSU_banteng_1.0, whole genome shotgun sequence genome has a segment encoding these proteins:
- the LOC133229710 gene encoding sialic acid-binding Ig-like lectin 14 isoform X2 translates to MVPLLLLPLLWGGSLQELPGFELRVQESVTVEACMYLRVSCSFSYQWYPWYPSMEPIIYWFREGDGPHSDPVATNDPNRRQKPETQGRFRLVGDPGINDCSLSIKEARLSDSGIYYFRVERGPNVKYNYRDKKLNLQVTEKPDIQFLEPLESGHPTKLTCSLSLPCDERHPLLFSWAGDTLDEMDPGTLHSSELTLTPRPQDHGTNLTCLVTLQGTQVTLERTVRLNVSYAPQLVITRLSQESFTDLNGTSLPILQGQFLRLVCVADSNPPATLSWLWEGKALSPSQRSAPGVLEIPRVGVRDGGEVTCRAQHPLGSQQVSFSLSVQKSPPPCSCETEEQQGSWPLVLTLIRGALMGAGFLLTYGLTWTYYTRCGGH, encoded by the exons ATGgtgcccttgctgctgctgcccctgctgTGGGGGG GGTCCCTGCAGGAGCTTCCGGGGTTTGAGCTCCGAGTGCAGGAATCGGTGACGGTGGAGGCTTGCATGTACCTTCGCGTGTCCTGCTCCTTCTCCTACCAATGGTATCCCTGGTATCCCTCTATGGAACCCATCATCTATTGGTTCCGGGAAGGGGACGGCCCACACAGTGATCCTGTGGCCACCAACGACCCAAACAGAAGACAGAAGCCAGAGACCCAGGGCCGATTCCGCCTCGTCGGGGACCCCGGAATCAACGACTGCTCCCTGAGCATCAAAGAGGCCAGGCTGAGCGACTCAGGAATCTACTACTTCCGAGTGGAGAGAGGACCTAATGTGAAATACAATTACAGAGATAAGAAGCTGAATTTGCAGGTGACAG AGAAACCCGACATCCAGTTTCTGGAGCCTCTGGAGTCTGGGCACCCCACAAAGCTGACCTGCAGCCTGTCGCTACCTTGTGATGAGCGACACCCTCTCCTGTTCTCCTGGGCGGGAGACacccttgacgagatggacccaGGGACCCTCCACTCCTCGGAGCTCACCCTCACCCCAAGGCCCCAGGACCACGGCACCAACCTCACCTGTCTGGTGACACTCCAGGGAACGCAGGTGACCCTGGAGAGAACCGTCCGGCTCAACGTCTCCT ATGCTCCACAGTTGGTGATCACGAGACTATCTCAGGAAAGCTTTACAG ATCTGAATGGCACGTCACTGCCCATCCTGCAGGGCCAGTTCCTGCGCCTGGTCTGTGTGGCCGACAGCAACCCCCCTGCCACGCTGAGCTGGCTCTGGGAGGGAAAAGCCCTGAGTCCCTCCCAGCGCTCAGCCCCCGGGGTCCTGGAGATACCCCGTGTCGGGGTCAGAGATGGAGGAGAAGTCACCTGCCGAGCTCAGCACCCACTGGGCTCCCAGCAAGTTTCCTTCAGCCTCTCTGTGCAGA aaaGCCCCCCTCCCTGCAGCTGTGAGACTGAGGAGCAGCAGGGCTCCTGGCCCCTGGTCCTCACCCTGATCAGAGGGGCCCTCATGGGGGCTGGCTTCCTCCTCACCTATGGCCTCACCTGGACCTACTACACCAG GTGTGGTGGCCACTAG
- the LOC133229710 gene encoding sialic acid-binding Ig-like lectin 14 isoform X1: MVPLLLLPLLWGGSLQELPGFELRVQESVTVEACMYLRVSCSFSYQWYPWYPSMEPIIYWFREGDGPHSDPVATNDPNRRQKPETQGRFRLVGDPGINDCSLSIKEARLSDSGIYYFRVERGPNVKYNYRDKKLNLQVTAEKPDIQFLEPLESGHPTKLTCSLSLPCDERHPLLFSWAGDTLDEMDPGTLHSSELTLTPRPQDHGTNLTCLVTLQGTQVTLERTVRLNVSYAPQLVITRLSQESFTDLNGTSLPILQGQFLRLVCVADSNPPATLSWLWEGKALSPSQRSAPGVLEIPRVGVRDGGEVTCRAQHPLGSQQVSFSLSVQKSPPPCSCETEEQQGSWPLVLTLIRGALMGAGFLLTYGLTWTYYTRCGGH; this comes from the exons ATGgtgcccttgctgctgctgcccctgctgTGGGGGG GGTCCCTGCAGGAGCTTCCGGGGTTTGAGCTCCGAGTGCAGGAATCGGTGACGGTGGAGGCTTGCATGTACCTTCGCGTGTCCTGCTCCTTCTCCTACCAATGGTATCCCTGGTATCCCTCTATGGAACCCATCATCTATTGGTTCCGGGAAGGGGACGGCCCACACAGTGATCCTGTGGCCACCAACGACCCAAACAGAAGACAGAAGCCAGAGACCCAGGGCCGATTCCGCCTCGTCGGGGACCCCGGAATCAACGACTGCTCCCTGAGCATCAAAGAGGCCAGGCTGAGCGACTCAGGAATCTACTACTTCCGAGTGGAGAGAGGACCTAATGTGAAATACAATTACAGAGATAAGAAGCTGAATTTGCAGGTGACAG CAGAGAAACCCGACATCCAGTTTCTGGAGCCTCTGGAGTCTGGGCACCCCACAAAGCTGACCTGCAGCCTGTCGCTACCTTGTGATGAGCGACACCCTCTCCTGTTCTCCTGGGCGGGAGACacccttgacgagatggacccaGGGACCCTCCACTCCTCGGAGCTCACCCTCACCCCAAGGCCCCAGGACCACGGCACCAACCTCACCTGTCTGGTGACACTCCAGGGAACGCAGGTGACCCTGGAGAGAACCGTCCGGCTCAACGTCTCCT ATGCTCCACAGTTGGTGATCACGAGACTATCTCAGGAAAGCTTTACAG ATCTGAATGGCACGTCACTGCCCATCCTGCAGGGCCAGTTCCTGCGCCTGGTCTGTGTGGCCGACAGCAACCCCCCTGCCACGCTGAGCTGGCTCTGGGAGGGAAAAGCCCTGAGTCCCTCCCAGCGCTCAGCCCCCGGGGTCCTGGAGATACCCCGTGTCGGGGTCAGAGATGGAGGAGAAGTCACCTGCCGAGCTCAGCACCCACTGGGCTCCCAGCAAGTTTCCTTCAGCCTCTCTGTGCAGA aaaGCCCCCCTCCCTGCAGCTGTGAGACTGAGGAGCAGCAGGGCTCCTGGCCCCTGGTCCTCACCCTGATCAGAGGGGCCCTCATGGGGGCTGGCTTCCTCCTCACCTATGGCCTCACCTGGACCTACTACACCAG GTGTGGTGGCCACTAG
- the LOC133229457 gene encoding basic proline-rich protein-like gives MPPQACVISPAEREVPSAPPFRSSEPGLELGVGWGWFAQGPRAGVATCWGGGEARRGGGGRGEGRRGGPRDGSADPARIPLPSFPASPTLRRGREPGQGGEEGEGRRRPPPPRPPQPGPEPRPGLPACPGAAGGLGRGCEPREAERPQGSRGRSIAPRLRHVSPGETEARRERRAGGRGSGPARGHRTGPRWRRGLPGPAGPTRGKGWRRTSPRSGPPSPSPQTLGSPQGSESRPKQSGTMATSGPAPLTPRGLVSSWGQRRGGGDAWVRERKGLGARTLGFRGESGGWNVDPAPPSSPPRAEGRRGWRPRLQGPGLRKGGWGSDAGILREGPGRGRPGLREERAGDWNPGPQGSLDAGPLLRQTSPAPAADPGLSGSPDNLPLLGSPLPLARLTLDPLEPRSPFPAPPPSLQPDVNPSSARVESRRCSWPAPPPEPRNPGPPSAQLQGFGTLGPRPPPPPPGTQKSRDPGVRAPGPTPLPLRRLTAPPLPRRGKGLGGQPPGAGLSRAPLLPPPPPALHPLPASAARRPLPFLPASPPSSFPPPRLPLAWASSRFCGPGSPARDPGGPAPSPGGPRPGPSPPPGPVRPGFHHRHRPPPRPAPPLPRSWPRSRGKNSIQPRGGGSGAERPGRGA, from the exons ATGCCGCCCCAGGCCTGTGTCATCTCTCCGGCGGAGCGCGAGGTGCCATCGGCACCCCCATTTCGCAG CTCGGAGCCAGGtctggagctgggggtggggtgggggtggttcgCGCAGGGGCCCAGGGCCGGGGTAGCGACCTgctggggaggcggggaggcgcGGAGGGGCGGGGGAGGCCGGGGGGAAGGGCGGAGGGGGGGGCCCAGGGACGGGTCCGCGGACCCCGCTCGCATCCCGCTTCCCTCCTTCCCGGCCTCCCCGACCCTCCGGCGGGGGCGCGAGCCGGGCcaaggtggggaggaaggggaagggaggaggcggCCCCCGCCCCCCCGGCCCCCCCAACCTGGCCCGGAGCCCAGGCCCGGGCTCCCAGCATGCCCCGGGGCTGccgggggcctggggagggggtgcgAGCCGAGGGAAGCCGAGCGTCCTCAGGGTTCGCGGGGCCGCAGCATCGCCCCGCGGCTCCGGCACGTCTctcctggggaaactgaggcccgcaGAGAGCGgagggcgggggggcgggggtcaGGACCCGCTCGAGGTCACCGCACCGGACCTCGGTGGAGACGCGGACTCCCCGGGCCCGCAGGCCCGACCCGGGGAAAGGGTTGGCGCAGGACTTCGCCCAGGTCTGggcccccctccccctctccgCAGACCCTGGGGAGCCCCCAAGGGTCAGAGAGCAGACCCAAACAGTCTGGCACCATGGCAACCAGTGGCCCCGCCCCCTTAACCCCCAGAGGGCTGGTCTCCAGCTGGGGCCAAAGAAGAGGAGGTGGGGACGCCTGGGTTCGGGAGAGAAAGGGTCTGGGGGCCCGAACTCTGGGATTTCGTGGAGAATCAGGGGGCTGGAATGTGGACCCGGCCCCCCCTTCCTCCCCGCCAAGGGCTGAGGGAAGAAGAGGCTGGAGGCCCAGACTCCAGGGTCCGGGGCTAAGAAAAGGGGGCTGGGGTTCGGACGCTGGAATTCTGCGGGAGGGGCCGGGTCGCGGACGCCCAGGTCTGAGGGAGGAGCGGGCCGGGGACTGGAATCCTGGTCCCCAAGGGAGCCTGGACGCTGGGCCTCTCCTGCGCCAGACATCCCCTGCCCCCGCCGCTGACCCTGGCCTGTCTGGCAGCCCAGACAACCTCCCCCTCCTCGGCAGCCCCCTCCCACTGGCTCGGCTCACCCTTGACCCCTTAGAGCCCCGcagccccttccctgcccctcccccgtcCCTCCAGCCAGACGTTAACCCTTCCTCGGCCAGAG TGGAATCCAGGAGGTGCTCCTGGCCCGCTCCTCCTCCTGAACCCCGGAATCCAGGCCCCCCCAGTGCCCAGCTCCAAGGATTCGGGACTCTGGGTCCccggccccctcctcctcctccaggaacccAGAAATCCAGGGACCCTGGAGTTCGGGCCCCGGGTCCTACGCCCCTGCCTCTCCGTAGACTCACGGCTCCACCGCTCCCGCGTCGGGGGAAGGGTCTCGGCGGGCAGCCCCCCGGGGCCGGGCTGAGCCGGGCcccgctgctgccgccgccgccgccagctCTCCATCCTCTCCCCGCCTCCGCCGCCCGACggcctctccccttcctcccggCGTCCCCGccatcctccttccctcctccccgaCTCCCTCTGGCCTGGGCCTCCTCCCGGTTCTGCGGGCCCGGCTCCCCAGCCCGGGACCCCGGCggaccagccccctccccagggggcccccgccccggcccctccCCACCGCCCGGCCCAGTCCGGCCTGGCTTCCACCAccgccaccgcccccccccccgccccgccccgcccctgccccggaGCTGGCCCCGGTCCAGGGGAAAAAATTCCATCCAGCCCCGGGGAGGAGGGAGCGGGGCGGAGAGGCCGGGCCGGGGAGCGTGA
- the SPACA6 gene encoding sperm acrosome membrane-associated protein 6, translated as MAWLAPWSAVLPSLAAFAVFGASAWACLLCFTSYEERLQICQIFAGLDSPDLGKCEEAFADAFKGLLDTEINYEERGQLHDAFTQMTHSLQEMATAQGSFRVAFLRAAEKMQKIILQLKEVQVCIPPCGLQEVTRRFRCRGCYSKVCDLPLDCPVQDLTVTRGRQAMFSCTVNFQLPKEEITYSWKFAGGGLRTQDPTYFRDIPRAQGYLARIRPVQPTHRGTFSCVITHDQRPLARLYFFLNVTGPPPRGETELQVSFREVLRWVPQEAEMIEPWRPSLGQLLARPEALTPGNQCLLAALVALASASVTVLVWMFFRWYCSGN; from the exons ATGGCCTGGCTGGCCCCTTGGAGCGCCGTCCTGCCCTCCCTGGCGGCCTTCGCTGTCTTTGGGGCTTCGGCCTGGGCCTGTCTCCTCTGCTTCACGTCTTATGAGGAGCGTCTCCAGATTTGCCAGATCTTCGCCGGCCTGGACAGTCCCGACCTCGGAAAGTGTGAGGAGGCCTTCGCAGATGCCTTTAAGGGGCTGCTGGACACTGAGATCA ACTACGAGGAGAGGGGCCAGCTGCACGATGCCTTCACCCAGATGACCCACTCCCTCCAGGAGATGGCCACTGCCCAGG GGTCCTTTCGGGTTGCCTTTCTTCGTGCCGCGGAGAAAATGCAGAAGATTATATTGCAGCTTAAGGAAG TGCAGGTCTGCATTCCTCCCTGCG GACTCCAGGAGGTCACTCGGCGTTTTCGCTGCCGCGGATGCTACTCCAAGGTCTGCGACCTCCCGCTTGACTGCCCAG TTCAGGACCTGACGGTGACTCGGGGTCGTCAGGCCATGTTCTCTTGcactgtgaacttccagctgCCTAAGGAAGAGATCACCTATTCCTGGAAGTTCGCAGGAGGT GGA CTCCGGACTCAAGATCCAACCTACTTCCGAGATATTCCGCGGGCCCAAGGTTACCTGGCGCGGATCCGGCCGGTGCAGCCCACGCACCGCGGGACCTTCTCTTGCGTGATCACGCACGACCAGCGCCCCCTGGCGCGGCTCTACTTCTTTCTTAACG TGACGGGCCCGCCGCCGCGCGGGGAGACTGAGCTCCAGGTCTCTTTTCGGGAAGTCTTACGCTGGGTGCCGCAGGAGGCGGAGATGATCGAACCCTGGAGGCCCAGCCTGGGCCAGCTGCTGGCCAGGCCCGAGGCTCTGACGCCGGGCAATCAGTGCCTGCTCGCGGCCCTTGTGGCCTTAGCATCAGCCAGTGTGACCGTGCTGGTGTG GATGTTTTTCCGATGGTACTGCAGCGGCAACTaa